One window from the genome of Streptococcus parasanguinis encodes:
- a CDS encoding ABC transporter ATP-binding protein, giving the protein MITIQKLHKEYNNKIVLQNVSFKAKKGEITGLIGPNGSGKSTLIRILLGLENSQMGMALIDGKKYSQLGDNPFCIVGSFLDSCQPYPTRTGFQHLRWIGLACGVDRNRCKECLELVGLSEAKNKKVKDYSLGMKQRLGLATALLANPDILILDEPINGLDPEGIRWVRNFLQSFVNEGKTVLMTSHYMSELELTVDHLVGISNGKIVIDAPTKDILKEFGSFEEAYFKALEGKEGA; this is encoded by the coding sequence ATGATAACAATTCAAAAGCTACATAAGGAATATAATAATAAAATTGTCCTTCAAAACGTGTCTTTCAAAGCTAAGAAAGGTGAGATTACTGGATTGATTGGACCAAATGGATCTGGAAAATCAACTTTAATTAGAATTTTACTTGGTTTAGAAAATAGTCAAATGGGAATGGCGTTGATCGATGGAAAAAAATACTCTCAATTGGGAGATAATCCTTTTTGTATTGTTGGATCGTTCCTTGACAGTTGCCAACCTTACCCAACCAGAACTGGATTTCAGCATCTTCGGTGGATTGGCTTGGCCTGTGGGGTTGATAGAAATAGGTGCAAGGAATGTTTAGAGTTGGTGGGGTTAAGTGAAGCTAAAAATAAAAAAGTAAAAGACTATTCATTAGGAATGAAGCAACGTCTTGGTTTAGCAACAGCCTTATTAGCAAATCCTGATATCTTAATTTTAGATGAACCAATCAATGGACTAGATCCAGAGGGTATACGCTGGGTACGCAATTTTTTACAATCTTTTGTCAATGAAGGTAAAACTGTCTTAATGACAAGTCATTATATGAGTGAGTTAGAATTAACTGTAGATCATTTGGTTGGTATTTCTAATGGGAAGATCGTTATTGATGCTCCTACAAAAGACATTTTGAAAGAGTTTGGATCTTTTGAGGAAGCATATTTTAAGGCGCTCGAAGGGAAAGAAGGTGCATAA
- the uvrB gene encoding excinuclease ABC subunit UvrB, translating to MINRVTDNKFKLVSKYQPSGDQPQAIEQLVDNIEGGEKAQILMGATGTGKTYTMSQVIAQVNKPTLVIAHNKTLAGQLYGEFKEFFPENAVEYFVSYYDYYQPEAYVPSSDTYIEKDSSVNDEIDKLRHSATSALLERNDVIVVASVSCIYGLGSPKEYSDSVVSLRPGLEISRDRLLNDLVDIQFERNDIDFQRGKFRVRGDVVEIFPASRDEHAFRVEFFGDEIERIREIEALTGQVLGDVDHLAIFPATHFVTNDDHMEVAIAKIQAELEEQLKVFEKEGKLLEAQRLKQRTEYDIEMLREMGYTNGVENYSRHMDGRSEGEPPYTLLDFFPEDFLIMIDESHMTMGQIKGMYNGDRSRKEMLVNYGFRLPSALDNRPLRREEFESHVHQIVYVSATPGDYEMEQTDTVIEQIIRPTGLLDPEVEVRPTMGQMDDLLGEINARVERGERTFVTTLTKKMAEDLTDYFKEMGVKVKYMHSDIKTLERTEIIRDLRLGVFDVLVGINLLREGIDVPEVSLVAILDADKEGFLRNERGLIQTIGRAARNSEGHVIMYADTITQSMQKAIDETARRRQIQMAYNEEHGIVPQTIKKEIRDLISVTKAVAKEEDKEVDITSLNRQERKELVKKLQGQMQEAVEVLDFELAAQIRDMMLEVKALD from the coding sequence ATGATTAATCGAGTAACAGACAACAAATTTAAACTAGTCTCCAAATACCAACCGTCTGGGGATCAACCGCAGGCCATTGAACAGTTGGTGGATAACATCGAGGGTGGTGAAAAGGCCCAAATCTTGATGGGGGCAACTGGTACGGGGAAGACATATACTATGAGTCAGGTCATTGCCCAGGTCAATAAGCCGACCCTGGTCATCGCCCACAATAAAACCCTAGCGGGCCAGCTCTATGGGGAGTTTAAGGAATTTTTCCCTGAAAATGCGGTCGAGTACTTCGTATCTTACTACGATTACTACCAGCCTGAAGCCTATGTGCCATCGAGTGATACCTATATCGAAAAAGATAGCTCGGTCAATGATGAGATTGACAAGCTTCGTCACTCAGCAACCTCCGCTCTTTTAGAACGAAATGACGTTATTGTAGTTGCGTCTGTTTCATGTATCTATGGGTTGGGTTCGCCTAAGGAATATTCCGACAGCGTGGTCAGCCTGCGTCCAGGTCTGGAGATTTCTCGTGATCGTTTGCTCAATGACCTGGTGGACATCCAGTTTGAACGCAATGATATCGACTTTCAACGGGGGAAATTCCGTGTCCGTGGAGATGTGGTCGAGATTTTCCCAGCTTCGCGTGATGAGCATGCCTTTCGAGTCGAGTTTTTCGGGGATGAGATTGAGCGGATTCGTGAGATTGAAGCTTTGACCGGCCAGGTTCTAGGAGATGTGGACCACTTAGCGATCTTCCCAGCTACTCACTTCGTGACCAATGACGACCATATGGAAGTGGCCATTGCCAAGATTCAGGCGGAACTAGAGGAGCAGTTAAAAGTCTTTGAAAAAGAAGGTAAGCTTTTAGAAGCCCAACGCCTGAAACAACGGACTGAGTATGATATTGAAATGTTGCGAGAGATGGGCTATACCAATGGTGTCGAAAACTACTCTCGTCATATGGATGGCCGGAGTGAAGGAGAGCCACCGTACACCCTTTTGGATTTCTTCCCTGAAGATTTCCTCATCATGATTGATGAAAGCCACATGACCATGGGCCAAATCAAGGGTATGTACAATGGAGACCGCTCACGCAAGGAGATGTTGGTCAACTATGGCTTCCGTTTGCCGTCTGCCTTGGACAACCGGCCACTGCGTCGTGAAGAGTTTGAAAGCCATGTCCACCAGATTGTCTATGTGTCAGCGACACCAGGTGACTATGAGATGGAACAAACGGACACCGTCATCGAGCAGATTATTCGTCCAACTGGTCTTCTGGATCCAGAAGTGGAAGTGCGCCCTACCATGGGACAAATGGACGATCTCTTGGGAGAGATCAATGCGCGTGTAGAACGTGGAGAGCGGACCTTTGTCACTACCCTGACCAAGAAGATGGCAGAAGACTTGACCGACTACTTCAAGGAAATGGGTGTTAAAGTCAAATACATGCACTCGGACATTAAGACCTTGGAGCGGACGGAGATTATTCGTGATTTGCGTTTAGGGGTCTTTGATGTCTTGGTCGGTATCAACCTGCTTCGGGAAGGGATTGACGTACCAGAAGTTAGTCTGGTGGCCATTCTCGATGCGGACAAGGAAGGTTTCCTCCGTAATGAGCGTGGACTGATCCAGACCATCGGTCGTGCAGCCCGTAATAGTGAGGGGCACGTGATCATGTATGCGGACACCATAACCCAGTCTATGCAAAAAGCCATCGATGAAACGGCCCGCCGTCGCCAGATTCAGATGGCCTATAACGAAGAGCATGGCATTGTGCCACAAACCATCAAAAAGGAAATCCGAGATCTTATTTCTGTTACTAAGGCTGTGGCCAAGGAAGAAGACAAGGAAGTGGATATCACCAGTCTCAACCGCCAAGAGCGCAAAGAACTGGTCAAGAAACTGCAAGGTCAAATGCAAGAAGCCGTCGAAGTGCTTGATTTCGAATTGGCAGCCCAAATCCGCGATATGATGTTGGAAGTGAAGGCCTTGGATTAG
- a CDS encoding GNAT family N-acetyltransferase — MKIIIKAMETPEEIEGKSLVHLQTWREAYDDLLPADFQETMTLEKCRFFSQKYPENTLIAMDGKKVVGFISYGNFRDEAIQAGEIIALYVLKDYYGKGVSKQLMHAAFVALDQFSEIYLWVLKDNKRAIAFYQKMGFTFDGQEQILKLGKPVKELRMICSSNKNS, encoded by the coding sequence ATGAAGATTATCATTAAAGCAATGGAAACTCCTGAAGAGATAGAAGGAAAATCTCTCGTTCATTTGCAAACGTGGAGAGAGGCTTATGACGATCTTTTACCCGCGGATTTTCAGGAGACGATGACATTAGAAAAATGTCGATTCTTTAGTCAAAAATATCCAGAAAATACCTTGATTGCGATGGATGGAAAGAAGGTCGTTGGATTTATCAGCTATGGAAATTTTCGTGATGAAGCCATTCAAGCTGGTGAAATCATCGCCCTATATGTTTTAAAAGATTACTATGGAAAAGGTGTGAGTAAACAGTTAATGCATGCTGCATTTGTTGCTCTTGATCAATTCTCTGAAATTTATTTATGGGTATTGAAAGATAATAAGCGAGCCATTGCTTTCTATCAAAAAATGGGTTTTACTTTTGATGGCCAAGAACAAATACTTAAACTTGGAAAACCTGTTAAGGAATTGCGGATGATATGTTCTTCAAATAAAAATTCCTAA
- a CDS encoding NAD(P)H-dependent oxidoreductase — MKILVINGHPDKESYCQAIFQTIVSNLDTSRHEIITINLNEEDFDPVLRYGYRKRMEEDPFILRSQEWIQWADHLIFVYPIWWSSMPSLMKGWIDRVFTPGIAYSANDQGSFIWNYLRGKQFKKLLKGKTASIYATSMAPTWWYKIFSGPLNIPDSYGISVLKNAVLNHCGIKTKRVCILGEVGRDVNTASIREQHFQKVAAEVKKL, encoded by the coding sequence ATGAAGATTCTAGTCATCAATGGGCATCCGGATAAGGAAAGTTACTGTCAGGCTATTTTCCAAACCATTGTAAGCAATTTGGACACAAGCCGTCATGAGATTATAACTATTAATCTCAATGAAGAAGACTTTGATCCGGTCCTTCGCTATGGCTATCGAAAGCGGATGGAGGAAGATCCTTTTATCCTTCGTTCTCAAGAATGGATCCAGTGGGCGGATCACCTGATCTTTGTTTATCCCATCTGGTGGAGTAGTATGCCGAGCCTTATGAAGGGCTGGATCGACCGGGTCTTTACACCGGGGATTGCCTACTCGGCCAATGATCAGGGAAGCTTTATCTGGAATTACCTCAGAGGCAAGCAATTCAAGAAGTTGCTCAAAGGAAAAACAGCCAGTATTTATGCGACCTCCATGGCGCCTACTTGGTGGTACAAGATCTTTTCAGGCCCTCTCAACATTCCTGATAGTTATGGCATTTCTGTTTTGAAAAATGCCGTCTTGAACCACTGTGGGATTAAAACCAAACGCGTGTGTATCTTGGGAGAGGTTGGACGGGATGTGAACACTGCTAGCATTCGGGAACAGCATTTCCAAAAGGTCGCAGCAGAAGTGAAGAAACTTTGA